The genomic DNA GATATAGAGGGTCTTACTTTTTCTCTTTTTGGACACTTTCTACTCTTTTCAAACTCACAAATTTCACAAAGCTCGCAACTTCCCGGAAACAGAGAGAAGGCAAAATGGAATTGAGGGAGTAGAATTTTCTCTGATATGAGAAGGAACTCTTCAATCTCTCTCTTCTTTAATACAAATTCTTTCTCATTATTTACTTCTAAATTAAAAGATATCAGCAATCCGAGTCTGTAACTTTTAAATAGTTCTTTAAATTCAGTGTAAGAAGGGATAAATGGTGGGCATGAGAGTCTTTTGTTGTACATTGGACAACCAAATTGACATTTAAATACATTTCTAATTGAAAACTTAACCTTCTTTGGATTGAATATGCGGATGCTATCTATAGATACCCTTTTTCCTTCTGTAAGTATCTTATCCAAAAAGTGATGGAGGTTTTTCCTCATCTTTATCTATCTCAACTAAAACTTTCCCATACTCCCCATCAAATCCTGGTTCTATCTTTACCCTCCCTTCTCTCATATTTTTTATTGCAGAAAATATTTTTTTGTTCATTCTTTTTTCCAGTTCAGAGAGAGGTGTGAAAAGCAAAATATTAAACTCTGTTCCAAATATCTGAATAAGTTTCATGTATTCATCCTGAACCCCTTTTGTGGCTACTCCTTTTTCCATAGCCTGGGCGATAATTTCTTGAAGAGGAACAAGACGCTTGAAAGGAATAAATCTTTCTGAAGAGAATCCCTCTTCTCTATCAGATAAATCATAAACCCTGTGTAAAACTCCAAGGGTCATTGGTCTCCCACAGACAGGGCATATATTTTTTCTCTCTTTAGCCTCCTTTGGACTCATTGATACCCCACATTTCCTATGACCATCATAGTGGTATTTCCCCTCCTCAGGAAAGAACTCTATAGTGAATAAAAACTTGTTTTTATCTTTTTTCTTTATAGCTTCCACCATTTCATAAAAGTTAAACTCTATATCAAATACATTTGCCTCTCTTCCAAGATGTGAAGGAGAGTGTGCATCTGAATTGGATACAAGGGAGAATCTATCAAGACTCGATACCATCCAGTTCATGGGAGGATCTGATGAAAGGCCTGTTTCTAATGCATAGATATGTTTTGCCTCTTCTCCGAATGCCTCCTCAATGGAATCAAATCCAGTCATTGAGCCGAATATTCCAAACCATGGAGTCCATGCATGGGCAGGAAATATAAAGGTATCAGGGGATACATCTTTTACAAGTCTCACAAGTTCTTTGCATGATAGAGGTAGTGTCGGTCTTCCATCTATTGATAGATCGCCAAATTTTCCAAGTTCATTGTTTATCTTTTCTACCTCTCTGAAAGATGGAGAGATGAGACATATATGAACCTTCCTTGTCTTTCCACCCTGAGCAAAAACTAAAGAGATTTCGCTGGAAAGCACAAAGTGAACACCATTGTAGATGTATAGGCCCTCTCCATCTTCCTTTAAATGATCTTTAAGTTCCTTTAGCCATTCAGGATGAGTAAAATCTCCTGTTCCTACTATATCAATACCCTTTATCCTTGCCCATCTTGATATGTTCTCCACATCCATATTTTTACTTGTTGCCCTTGAGTATTTTGAGTGAATGTGAAAATCAGCTACCACTCTCATCCATTGCCTCTCTTAGTTTTTTATAGGTATCTAACAAAAATTCCGGTATCACCTTTGTCTCAGAAAATACTGGCATAAAGTTTGTATCTCCAGTCCATCTTGGCACTATGTGAAAGTGTAAATGTTCCTCACCGGCACCAGAGGCTTTTCCAACATTGAGTCCTATGTTGAATCCTTCTGGAGAGAAGACTTTATTAAGTAACTTTACCATTTCTGAGAGTGTATTCATGATTTCCAAGTTCTCCTCTTCTGTCAATTCATAGGGAAATTTAACATGTCTTTTGGGACAGACCATTAAATGTCCAGGGTTGTAAGGAAATCTATTCATGATTACTATTACCTTATTCCCCCTCTTTACCACAAGGTTTTTCTCGTCATCATTACTTTTCACGGCATTGCATATAAAACATTCCTTCTTTCCCTTTCTCTTTGCCGAGAGGATATATTTGATTCTCCAGGGAGCCCATATAACTTTCATGGATAAATTATAACACTTACAAGATTAAAAATTAAATAAACTTTTCTATACGATACCATCGTATAGAAATTAAAGATTTTATATGATATTATCGTATAAATTTTCCTCTCTTTATTCATTTGACAAAACCATTTTTTTACTTTAAAATATAAAAGAAAAAAAGGGAGGTGATAGCAGTTAAAAAACACCTTTCAAAAATTAAAAATCCTTACAAAAAGGAGGGTAAAACATGTTTAAAAAAGTCTTGGCGGTGACTTTGGCACTGCTTATGGTGTTTAGTTTAGGACTCTGGGGAAGAGCTTATGCTCAGGGTAAGTTCCCGGATGTTCCAGAAGATTATTGGGCTGCAAAACAGATTTACAAATTGGTTGATATGGGTGTTCTTAAGGGTTATCCAGATGGAACCTTCAAACCAGAGAGATCTGTCACCCGTGAAGAATTTGCCACAATGATAGTTCTTGCAAAGAAACTCACCCTTGTATCTCCTTCCACTCCAACATTCAAGGATGTTTCAAAGACAAGATGGTCTTACAAGTTTGTAGAGACTGCAGTAAAGGCAGGATATGTTAAGGGATATCCAGATGGAACCTTTAGACCTAAGAATCCAATAAAGAGAGAGGAACTTGCTGCAATTTTAACCAATGTTTTAGGTTATGCCGATGAGGCAAAGAAAATTAAGGAACCTCTCACATTTTCCAACGATGAGGATGAGATTGATAGCTGGGCATATGGAGCGATGACCATCGCAGTAAGACCAAAAGTTCAGGTTCTAAAGTGGGATGAGGAGAGAAATTTAAGACCAAGAGCTCCAGCAAACAGAGCAGAGTGCGCCTATGGAGTCTATATGGTTATCTTCCCACCTAAGGTTGGTGGAAGTGTTGCAATTGCAACATGTGAGGAGCCTAAGACTGCTTTTGTTGCACTTGATTCAAGTGCAGTTATGAATGAAGTGTTTGGTCCCATTTATACAGCTGAAGCTTCTACTCTTCCAAGCGGAGTATTGTATCCTGTAATTGCAAAGAAGATTCCACAGATTAGTGATGGAGATTGGATTGTAAATCCAGATGGAACAATGAAGACTATCTGGCACTTGAGGAAAGGTGCAAAATGGTCAGATGGTAAGCCCATTACTGCAGAAGATTTTGTGTTTGGATATCAACTTCAGATGAGTAATAAGATCCAGGTTGTTTCAAGAGATGTTGCAGAGAAGGTTGCAAAGATTGAAACACCAGATCCATATACAATTATTGTTTACTGGAAAGAGAAGACAATTTGGGCTCAATACGGTGT from Caldisericia bacterium includes the following:
- a CDS encoding DNA helicase UvrD, which encodes MRVVADFHIHSKYSRATSKNMDVENISRWARIKGIDIVGTGDFTHPEWLKELKDHLKEDGEGLYIYNGVHFVLSSEISLVFAQGGKTRKVHICLISPSFREVEKINNELGKFGDLSIDGRPTLPLSCKELVRLVKDVSPDTFIFPAHAWTPWFGIFGSMTGFDSIEEAFGEEAKHIYALETGLSSDPPMNWMVSSLDRFSLVSNSDAHSPSHLGREANVFDIEFNFYEMVEAIKKKDKNKFLFTIEFFPEEGKYHYDGHRKCGVSMSPKEAKERKNICPVCGRPMTLGVLHRVYDLSDREEGFSSERFIPFKRLVPLQEIIAQAMEKGVATKGVQDEYMKLIQIFGTEFNILLFTPLSELEKRMNKKIFSAIKNMREGRVKIEPGFDGEYGKVLVEIDKDEEKPPSLFG
- a CDS encoding HIT domain-containing protein, yielding MKVIWAPWRIKYILSAKRKGKKECFICNAVKSNDDEKNLVVKRGNKVIVIMNRFPYNPGHLMVCPKRHVKFPYELTEEENLEIMNTLSEMVKLLNKVFSPEGFNIGLNVGKASGAGEEHLHFHIVPRWTGDTNFMPVFSETKVIPEFLLDTYKKLREAMDESGS